In one window of Hymenobacter nivis DNA:
- a CDS encoding DUF2251 domain-containing protein → MQLGTEATVVVGTPDTLLVSTAAAGTAQVIFEDDGTTGYFCAVAPGPETVILDALHVADVADVADRSIPVAVQLFWTVGETAAALVINGHCHALYDFQRRAGFCRNAFPPAPHGQVPKRELTDELVEQYFGA, encoded by the coding sequence ATGCAATTAGGCACCGAAGCCACCGTGGTGGTGGGCACCCCCGATACGCTGCTGGTGAGCACCGCCGCGGCGGGAACGGCGCAGGTTATTTTTGAGGACGATGGCACCACTGGCTATTTCTGCGCCGTGGCGCCGGGGCCCGAAACGGTCATCCTCGACGCGCTGCACGTGGCCGATGTGGCCGATGTGGCCGACCGGAGCATCCCTGTGGCTGTGCAGCTGTTCTGGACCGTGGGGGAAACGGCGGCCGCGCTCGTCATCAACGGCCACTGCCACGCGCTGTACGATTTCCAGCGCCGGGCCGGGTTCTGCCGCAACGCCTTCCCGCCGGCGCCCCACGGCCAGGTGCCCAAGCGCGAGCTGACCGACGAGCTGGTGGAACAGTACTTCGGGGCCTAG
- a CDS encoding DUF4174 domain-containing protein, translating to MKHFCFLLAALLGALPWAAAQTPTAASLQQALRAGRGEHRFLLVGAPSTEHPDFKRQKALLAAAADQLQARDFQVLDVFYDQLSPADRQLVQRLGLHPPAFGVVLVGKDGGAKRSSAKPLLPDDLFGTVDKMPMRQQEMRRRSQ from the coding sequence ATGAAACATTTCTGTTTCCTCCTGGCCGCGCTGTTGGGGGCCCTGCCCTGGGCGGCGGCCCAAACACCCACTGCGGCGTCGTTGCAGCAGGCCCTGCGTGCCGGCCGCGGCGAGCACCGCTTCCTGCTGGTGGGGGCCCCCAGCACCGAGCACCCCGACTTCAAGCGCCAAAAAGCCCTGCTGGCCGCGGCCGCCGACCAGCTGCAAGCGCGCGACTTCCAGGTGCTGGACGTGTTTTACGACCAGCTGAGCCCCGCCGACCGCCAGCTAGTGCAGCGCCTGGGCCTGCACCCACCCGCGTTCGGTGTGGTGCTGGTGGGCAAAGACGGCGGAGCCAAGCGCAGCAGCGCCAAACCCTTGCTGCCCGACGACCTGTTCGGCACGGTGGACAAGATGCCCATGCGGCAGCAGGAAATGCGCCGGCGCAGCCAGTAG
- a CDS encoding tryptophan-rich sensory protein, protein MSSAHSHPPDLYATPERSATGRAWRWLAAAAIFGNIFLNYYSNTHPLNGQTMGAVSAKYPTLLTPAGYAFSIWGVIFLGLTIYAVWQLLPAQRLLSLPDALAKPLALANVATGAWVVLFAYELILPSVGVMLVILGTLITAYGRARRRVLAQAAPAWASLPVALYLGWISVASVINVTTGLQQLGWQPVQGGAIVLALGMLVVVVALALIISRVFQEVAFPLVIAWALVAIWRAQINEVPELGWAALAGAAVAVIGGVALSRVGRRRQPWEIATTAAEAQIADLARRRAAAAAAPPTQNPA, encoded by the coding sequence ATGTCCTCCGCCCATTCCCACCCGCCCGACCTTTACGCAACTCCCGAACGCTCGGCTACCGGCCGCGCGTGGCGCTGGCTGGCGGCGGCGGCTATTTTTGGCAACATTTTTCTCAATTACTACTCCAACACGCATCCGCTAAACGGGCAAACCATGGGCGCCGTGTCGGCCAAATACCCGACGCTGCTGACGCCGGCGGGCTATGCGTTTAGCATTTGGGGCGTGATCTTCCTGGGCCTGACTATTTATGCGGTGTGGCAGCTGCTGCCCGCCCAGCGGCTGCTTTCGCTGCCCGACGCGCTGGCCAAGCCCCTGGCCCTGGCTAACGTGGCCACCGGCGCATGGGTGGTGCTGTTTGCCTACGAGCTGATTTTGCCCAGCGTGGGCGTGATGCTGGTCATTTTAGGGACCCTTATCACGGCCTACGGGCGGGCCCGGCGGCGGGTGTTGGCCCAGGCGGCCCCGGCCTGGGCCAGCTTGCCGGTGGCCCTGTACCTGGGTTGGATTTCGGTGGCGTCGGTCATCAACGTCACCACCGGGTTGCAGCAGCTGGGCTGGCAGCCCGTGCAGGGCGGCGCCATTGTGCTGGCGCTGGGTATGTTGGTGGTAGTGGTGGCCCTGGCGCTAATTATTAGCCGGGTGTTTCAGGAAGTGGCGTTTCCGCTGGTGATTGCCTGGGCCCTGGTGGCTATCTGGCGTGCCCAAATAAATGAGGTTCCCGAGCTGGGTTGGGCCGCGCTGGCCGGGGCTGCCGTAGCGGTCATTGGCGGCGTTGCACTGTCGCGGGTGGGCCGCCGCCGGCAGCCGTGGGAAATTGCCACTACCGCTGCCGAAGCCCAAATCGCGGACCTGGCCCGCCGCCGGGCCGCGGCCGCGGCTGCGCCGCCCACCCAAAATCCTGCATAG
- the tpiA gene encoding triose-phosphate isomerase yields the protein MRQKLVAGNWKMNLIYPGALALISEIIDQLGPAAPTDPVVVVCPPFPFLAGVGEKLPKGGTVHLGAQNCHQKESGAFTGEVAAPMLASVGCEYVILGHSERRQQFREDDVLLGQKLKAALAAGLKPIFCVGESLETREADDTFDFIGKQLKDGLFHLSNEEFAQVVIAYEPVWAIGTGKTATSAQAQEVHAFIREQVARAYTAAAATDVSILYGGSANAQNARELFGQPDVDGGLIGGASLKAADFVAIVRSF from the coding sequence ATGCGTCAAAAACTCGTTGCCGGCAACTGGAAAATGAACCTCATCTACCCGGGGGCCCTCGCGCTGATTTCAGAAATCATTGACCAGTTAGGTCCGGCCGCGCCTACCGACCCGGTGGTAGTGGTGTGCCCCCCGTTTCCGTTCCTGGCGGGGGTGGGTGAAAAATTGCCCAAAGGCGGCACCGTGCACCTGGGGGCCCAAAATTGCCACCAGAAAGAAAGCGGCGCCTTCACCGGCGAAGTAGCCGCTCCAATGCTGGCCTCGGTGGGCTGCGAATACGTGATTCTGGGCCACTCGGAGCGCCGCCAGCAGTTTCGCGAAGACGACGTGCTGCTGGGCCAGAAGCTGAAGGCCGCCCTGGCCGCCGGCCTCAAGCCCATTTTCTGCGTTGGCGAGTCGCTCGAAACCCGCGAGGCCGACGACACCTTCGATTTCATCGGCAAGCAACTGAAAGACGGCTTGTTCCACCTCAGCAACGAGGAGTTTGCCCAGGTCGTCATCGCCTACGAGCCCGTGTGGGCCATCGGTACCGGCAAAACCGCCACCAGCGCCCAGGCGCAGGAGGTGCACGCCTTCATCCGCGAGCAGGTGGCCCGTGCCTACACTGCCGCCGCGGCCACCGACGTGTCCATTCTCTACGGCGGCTCGGCTAATGCCCAGAACGCCCGCGAGCTGTTCGGCCAGCCCGACGTGGACGGCGGCCTCATCGGCGGCGCTTCGCTGAAGGCGGCTGATTTCGTGGCCATCGTTCGGTCGTTCTGA
- a CDS encoding ABC transporter ATP-binding protein yields MELELRHLAKAFGPKTVLHDLSLTARTGYCVGVLGRNGAGKSTLFNLLTNVLLPSQGQIVVDGAVLGETFPIAVKRRMGALVNQGYLVEELTAEEYLQFVARIYELPDAQARIASLLAHLLEDYDTVRRKRLSTFSTGMKQRVAIASCLLHRPELLILDEPFNGLDVFAADRVLSLLRSYQPQALTFVSSHNLAHIEQLATHLLVIDGSEVKFWGTMEEFAHGERAALGDALLQLLHPATNQTQDLTWLTAQR; encoded by the coding sequence ATGGAACTAGAACTACGCCACCTCGCCAAAGCCTTTGGGCCCAAAACCGTGCTGCACGACCTGAGCCTGACCGCTCGCACCGGCTACTGCGTGGGCGTGCTGGGCCGCAACGGCGCGGGCAAAAGCACACTTTTCAACCTGCTCACCAACGTGCTGCTGCCCAGCCAGGGCCAGATCGTGGTCGACGGCGCGGTGCTGGGCGAAACCTTCCCCATAGCCGTGAAGCGCCGCATGGGGGCCCTCGTGAACCAAGGCTACTTGGTGGAGGAGCTCACGGCCGAGGAGTACCTGCAATTCGTAGCCCGCATTTATGAGCTGCCGGATGCCCAGGCCCGCATTGCCAGTCTGCTGGCCCACCTGCTCGAAGACTACGACACCGTGCGCCGCAAGCGCCTGAGCACGTTCTCGACGGGCATGAAGCAGCGCGTGGCCATTGCCTCGTGCCTGCTGCACCGCCCCGAGCTGCTGATTCTGGACGAGCCCTTCAACGGCCTCGACGTATTTGCCGCCGACCGCGTGCTGAGTTTGCTGCGCAGCTACCAACCGCAGGCCCTCACCTTCGTCTCGTCGCACAACCTGGCCCACATCGAGCAGCTGGCCACCCATTTGCTGGTGATTGACGGGAGCGAAGTGAAGTTCTGGGGTACCATGGAGGAGTTTGCGCATGGCGAGCGCGCCGCCCTCGGCGATGCTCTGCTCCAGCTGCTGCACCCGGCCACCAACCAAACCCAGGACCTGACATGGCTGACCGCGCAACGCTAG
- a CDS encoding OmpA family protein, translating to MALYLNFDPDKATLRPDAQPVLAEVQKLLADSPDLRLAVQGHTDNTSTPAHNQQLSEARAQAVVAALAQAGIAASRLQAAGFGQTKPLAENTTEAGKAKNRRVELVKL from the coding sequence GTGGCCCTCTACCTCAACTTCGACCCGGATAAGGCCACCCTGCGGCCCGATGCCCAGCCCGTACTGGCTGAAGTGCAGAAACTGCTCGCCGACAGCCCCGACCTGCGCCTGGCCGTGCAGGGCCACACCGACAACACCAGCACCCCCGCCCACAACCAGCAGCTAAGCGAGGCCCGCGCCCAAGCGGTGGTGGCGGCGCTTGCGCAGGCAGGCATTGCGGCCAGCCGCCTGCAAGCGGCCGGCTTTGGCCAAACCAAGCCGCTGGCCGAGAACACGACAGAAGCGGGCAAGGCCAAAAACCGCCGCGTGGAACTGGTGAAACTGTAG
- the prmA gene encoding 50S ribosomal protein L11 methyltransferase, translating to MDFIELTVEAPRELADILVAELGEVGFDTFEDNDAGFCAYTTEAAFDPDGVAEIMARYEGLGELSHSHRVITRQNWNAEWEKNFQPLIIAERVSVRAPFHPKPAGVDYDIVIMPRMSFGTGHHETTALMIENQLDIDHRGLRVLDMGCGTGILAIMAELLGARQVLAVDVEPWTVENAADNAAENQCRTIECRLGGVEVLAGEAPFDLILANINRNVLLEDMHAYATLLPSGKPILFSGFYEEDLDKIKNEATRQGLVYQRHRTLRSWVSALFVKA from the coding sequence ATGGATTTTATTGAACTGACCGTTGAGGCCCCCCGCGAGCTGGCCGACATTCTGGTGGCCGAGCTGGGCGAAGTGGGCTTCGATACCTTTGAAGACAACGACGCCGGCTTCTGCGCCTACACCACCGAGGCCGCGTTTGACCCCGACGGCGTGGCCGAAATCATGGCTCGCTACGAGGGTCTGGGCGAGCTCAGCCATTCGCACCGCGTCATCACCCGCCAAAACTGGAACGCCGAATGGGAGAAAAACTTCCAGCCGCTTATCATCGCCGAGCGGGTGTCGGTGCGGGCCCCGTTCCACCCCAAGCCCGCGGGCGTTGACTACGACATCGTGATTATGCCGCGCATGTCGTTCGGTACGGGCCACCACGAAACCACGGCCCTGATGATTGAAAACCAGCTCGATATTGACCACCGCGGGCTGCGCGTGCTCGACATGGGCTGCGGCACGGGCATCCTGGCCATCATGGCCGAACTGCTGGGGGCCCGCCAGGTGCTGGCCGTCGACGTGGAGCCCTGGACCGTGGAAAACGCCGCCGACAACGCCGCCGAAAACCAGTGCCGCACCATCGAATGCCGCCTGGGCGGGGTGGAAGTGCTGGCCGGCGAAGCGCCGTTCGACCTTATCCTGGCCAACATCAACCGCAACGTGCTGCTCGAAGACATGCACGCCTACGCCACCCTGCTGCCCAGTGGCAAGCCCATCTTGTTCAGCGGCTTCTACGAGGAAGACTTGGATAAAATAAAGAATGAAGCGACGCGACAGGGCCTGGTTTACCAGCGCCACCGCACCCTGCGGAGCTGGGTGTCGGCACTTTTCGTAAAAGCTTGA
- the plsY gene encoding glycerol-3-phosphate 1-O-acyltransferase PlsY, which yields MNIPLLLLALLAAYLLGSIPTALWVGRRFFGLADIRQHGSGNAGATNTFRVLGKKAGSAVMAIDVLKGYVATALPAWLAVAPAGSGPLLYAQLGAGALAVVGHIYPVWAQFRGGKGVATIVGMMLAIAPATVGVCILVFLAMLALFRYVSLASMTAGLAFALLQLLPMKPFKPDQSFMLGVGFAIAILLVYTHRANIGRLRAGTESRVPMPWAR from the coding sequence ATGAACATTCCTTTGCTGCTGCTGGCACTGCTGGCGGCGTACCTGCTCGGCTCCATCCCTACGGCGCTGTGGGTGGGCCGCCGCTTTTTTGGCCTGGCCGACATCCGCCAGCACGGCTCCGGCAACGCCGGGGCCACCAACACCTTCCGGGTACTGGGCAAAAAAGCCGGTTCGGCCGTAATGGCCATCGACGTGCTGAAAGGCTACGTGGCCACTGCCTTGCCCGCGTGGCTGGCGGTGGCCCCAGCTGGCTCGGGGCCCCTGCTGTATGCGCAGCTGGGTGCCGGGGCCCTGGCCGTGGTGGGGCACATCTACCCGGTGTGGGCTCAGTTCCGGGGTGGTAAGGGCGTGGCCACCATCGTGGGCATGATGCTGGCCATTGCGCCGGCTACGGTGGGCGTGTGCATCCTGGTGTTTCTGGCCATGCTGGCACTGTTCCGCTACGTGTCGCTGGCCAGCATGACGGCCGGCCTGGCCTTTGCGCTGCTCCAGCTGCTGCCCATGAAGCCTTTCAAGCCTGACCAGTCGTTTATGCTAGGAGTGGGCTTTGCCATCGCCATCCTGCTCGTGTACACCCACCGCGCCAACATCGGGCGGCTGCGCGCCGGCACCGAGAGCCGGGTGCCCATGCCCTGGGCCCGGTAG
- a CDS encoding GNAT family N-acetyltransferase, whose product MSPFPRLETPRLVLRELADADVPRIVALASDEAVARNTLNMPHPYRPDYAQNWLKTSREAHAVGAGITFAIELRATGEFIGGIGLKTEPRFDRAEVGYWLGVPYWNQGLMTEALATVLRYGFDDLLLNKILANHTTQNPGSGAVMLKNGMVKEGELVEHVKRDGQYHTLAQYRLTRREYAQRLARVGVL is encoded by the coding sequence ATGTCCCCCTTTCCCCGCCTCGAAACTCCACGCCTGGTGTTGCGCGAACTGGCCGATGCCGACGTCCCGCGCATCGTGGCCCTGGCCAGCGACGAGGCCGTGGCCCGCAACACCCTCAACATGCCGCACCCCTACCGCCCCGACTATGCCCAGAACTGGCTGAAAACTAGCCGGGAAGCGCACGCAGTAGGCGCGGGCATCACGTTTGCCATCGAGCTGCGGGCCACCGGCGAATTCATCGGGGGCATTGGCCTCAAAACCGAGCCGCGCTTCGACCGCGCCGAGGTGGGCTACTGGCTGGGCGTGCCCTACTGGAACCAGGGCCTGATGACCGAGGCCCTGGCCACTGTGTTGCGCTACGGCTTTGACGACTTGCTGCTCAATAAAATCCTGGCCAACCACACCACCCAAAACCCGGGCTCGGGGGCTGTGATGCTGAAAAACGGCATGGTGAAAGAGGGCGAGCTGGTGGAGCACGTAAAGCGCGATGGCCAGTACCACACCCTGGCCCAATACCGTCTCACCCGGCGTGAGTACGCGCAACGCCTGGCCCGGGTCGGTGTCCTTTAG
- a CDS encoding dipeptidase, which yields MAVSYLADNQQRFLDELLDWLRIPSVSADPKFHGDVLRAADFLKARLEEAGVQNVALYETAGNPIVYGDYLTDPALPTVLVYGHYDVQPADPYELWQSPPFEPVIKDGKIYARGACDDKGQAYMHVKAFEMMMRDGQGGVPCNIKFMIEGEEEIGSNNLALFVQANKEKLQADVILLSDTGMLANDVPSIEVGLRGLSYHEVEVTGPNRDLHSGLYGGAVQNPINALCAMIASLHDENGHINIPGFYANVEELTPAARAELAKAPFNEADFEASIGLPAAYGEAGYSTPERTSIRPTLDVNGIWGGYTGEGAKTVIASKAFAKISMRLVPNQTSDEITALFQQHFASIAPAGVTVQVRPHHGGEPVVTPTDSAAYRAAAAAMETTFGKAPVPTRGGGSIPIVAMFKSELGIDSVLLGFGLDSDAIHSPNEHFGVFNFLKGIETIPHFYRNYAAAETR from the coding sequence ATGGCCGTTTCTTATCTTGCCGATAACCAGCAGCGCTTCCTCGACGAGCTGCTTGACTGGCTGCGCATCCCCAGCGTATCGGCCGACCCCAAGTTCCACGGCGATGTGCTGCGGGCCGCCGATTTTCTCAAGGCCCGCCTCGAAGAAGCCGGCGTGCAAAACGTGGCCCTGTACGAAACCGCCGGCAACCCCATCGTGTACGGCGACTACCTCACCGACCCTGCCCTGCCCACGGTGCTCGTGTACGGCCACTACGATGTGCAGCCCGCCGACCCCTACGAGCTGTGGCAATCGCCGCCGTTTGAGCCGGTTATCAAGGACGGCAAGATTTACGCCCGGGGGGCCTGTGACGACAAGGGCCAGGCCTACATGCACGTCAAGGCCTTCGAAATGATGATGCGCGACGGCCAGGGCGGCGTGCCGTGCAACATCAAGTTCATGATCGAGGGCGAGGAGGAAATTGGGTCCAACAACCTGGCCCTCTTCGTGCAAGCCAACAAGGAAAAGCTGCAAGCCGACGTCATTTTGCTGTCCGACACCGGCATGCTGGCCAACGACGTGCCCAGCATCGAGGTGGGCCTGCGGGGCCTCAGCTACCACGAGGTGGAGGTGACGGGCCCCAACCGCGACCTGCACTCGGGCCTCTACGGCGGGGCCGTGCAAAACCCCATCAACGCGCTGTGCGCCATGATTGCCAGCCTGCACGACGAAAACGGCCACATCAATATCCCCGGCTTCTACGCCAACGTGGAGGAGCTGACGCCCGCGGCCCGCGCTGAGTTGGCTAAGGCGCCCTTCAACGAAGCTGATTTTGAGGCCAGCATCGGCCTGCCCGCAGCCTATGGCGAGGCCGGCTACAGCACGCCCGAGCGCACCAGCATCCGGCCCACACTCGACGTGAACGGCATTTGGGGCGGCTACACTGGCGAGGGTGCCAAAACGGTCATCGCCTCGAAAGCCTTCGCCAAAATCTCGATGCGCCTCGTACCAAACCAAACTAGCGACGAGATTACGGCCCTGTTTCAGCAGCACTTTGCCAGCATTGCCCCGGCCGGCGTTACGGTGCAGGTGCGGCCCCACCACGGCGGCGAGCCCGTCGTAACGCCCACCGATTCGGCCGCTTACCGCGCCGCCGCCGCCGCCATGGAAACTACCTTCGGCAAGGCCCCGGTGCCCACGCGCGGGGGCGGCTCCATCCCCATCGTGGCCATGTTCAAGTCCGAGCTAGGCATCGATTCGGTGCTGCTCGGCTTCGGCCTCGATTCCGACGCCATCCACTCGCCCAACGAGCACTTCGGCGTCTTCAACTTCCTGAAAGGCATCGAAACCATCCCGCACTTCTACCGCAACTACGCCGCCGCGGAAACGCGGTAG
- a CDS encoding porin family protein: MRKSIITIALLMSMGSAAQAQYRGRGGNVSLGLKAGASLTDFVGADAKNIFNNRFGFHAGIFANIGLTRLVAFQPEVLYSQKGAKTNAVDVNYRLHYIDVPLAFHINTDGFFFEAGPQVGFLVAAKYQSGSASTDVTPSYKSVDFGYLAGLGYQLKHGLGLGLRYNGEFTNFPTSYPMGNTTVQSRARNSAFQLYATYSFN, translated from the coding sequence ATGAGAAAATCAATTATTACTATTGCGTTGCTAATGAGCATGGGCAGCGCGGCCCAAGCGCAGTACCGTGGCCGCGGCGGCAACGTATCGCTGGGCCTTAAGGCTGGTGCGTCGCTTACCGATTTTGTGGGAGCCGACGCCAAGAATATCTTCAATAATCGCTTTGGCTTCCACGCCGGCATCTTCGCTAATATTGGCCTCACGCGGCTAGTTGCCTTTCAACCCGAAGTGCTGTACTCGCAGAAGGGTGCCAAGACCAACGCGGTGGACGTCAACTACCGCCTGCACTACATTGATGTGCCGCTGGCCTTCCACATCAACACCGACGGGTTCTTTTTCGAAGCAGGGCCCCAAGTTGGTTTCCTAGTGGCCGCGAAGTACCAGTCCGGCAGCGCGTCAACCGACGTTACACCTAGTTACAAGAGCGTTGATTTTGGCTATTTGGCAGGCCTGGGCTACCAGCTCAAGCACGGCCTAGGCCTGGGCCTGCGCTACAACGGCGAATTCACCAATTTCCCCACTTCCTATCCGATGGGCAATACGACGGTGCAGTCCCGGGCGCGCAACAGCGCATTCCAGCTCTACGCAACGTACTCGTTTAACTAG
- a CDS encoding porin family protein, producing MKKVILPLALLAGIVGTANAQTGIKYGVKGGYNLATFSGSDSQGSQYKSGFTAGLYANFGIADNFSVQPEVLFSQKGASIDNFQNLPTTRFKTTLSYIDVPVLLRVNAGQDGKGLFFELGPQASFLVRNRDFTQTGNASTQSTDNTNSADMNKTVLAYVGGIGYQITSGLSLGLRYTGDFTQVYKQGISANYAGQAYAGGNGNNPSVHNSVFQFQVGYAFGGK from the coding sequence ATGAAGAAAGTAATCCTTCCCCTCGCCCTCCTTGCCGGCATCGTTGGCACCGCAAACGCCCAGACCGGCATTAAATACGGTGTGAAAGGCGGCTATAACCTGGCTACTTTCTCCGGTTCCGATTCGCAGGGCAGCCAGTACAAGTCGGGCTTTACGGCCGGTCTTTACGCCAACTTTGGCATTGCCGACAACTTTTCGGTGCAGCCAGAAGTGCTGTTCTCGCAGAAGGGTGCCTCGATTGACAACTTCCAGAACCTGCCTACTACCCGCTTTAAAACCACGCTGAGCTACATCGACGTGCCCGTGCTGCTGCGCGTGAACGCCGGCCAGGATGGCAAAGGGCTTTTCTTTGAACTGGGCCCCCAGGCTAGCTTTTTGGTGCGCAACCGCGACTTCACGCAGACCGGCAACGCCAGCACCCAGAGCACGGACAACACCAACAGCGCCGACATGAACAAGACGGTGCTTGCCTATGTAGGCGGCATCGGCTACCAGATCACCAGCGGCCTGAGCCTTGGCCTGCGCTACACCGGCGACTTTACGCAAGTGTACAAGCAAGGTATTTCAGCTAACTACGCTGGCCAAGCTTACGCCGGTGGCAACGGCAACAACCCTAGCGTGCACAACTCGGTATTCCAATTCCAAGTAGGCTACGCCTTCGGCGGAAAATAA
- a CDS encoding quinone-dependent dihydroorotate dehydrogenase, which yields MYKSVVKPLLFKLDAERAHHFVFDNLRRAAHVPGVRALLRGLYDYQHPSLERTVFGLKFANPVGLAAGFDKNAALTDELATLGFSFVEIGTVTPRPQSGNPQPRLFRLPQDEALINRMGFNNDGAPAVAAQLARRRNHQLIIGGNIGKNKDTPNAEAAADYLAAYDALAEVVDYFVVNVSSPNTPGLRELQEKKPLIDLLQQVQARNLARPVPRPLLLKIAPDLTDAQLDDIIEIAEETHLSGLVATNTTIGRGGLRTDAGHVAGLGAGGLSGRPLRERATEVIRYLHRRSAGGLPIIGAGGIHSAADAQEKLAAGASLVQLYTGFIYEGPGLVKQINRSLVR from the coding sequence ATGTATAAATCCGTCGTTAAGCCCCTGCTTTTCAAACTCGACGCCGAGCGCGCCCACCACTTCGTGTTCGATAATTTGCGCCGGGCTGCCCATGTGCCGGGCGTCAGGGCCCTGTTGCGCGGACTGTACGACTACCAGCATCCGAGCCTGGAACGCACGGTATTCGGCCTGAAATTCGCGAACCCCGTAGGCCTGGCGGCGGGATTCGACAAGAACGCGGCCCTTACCGACGAGCTAGCCACTTTGGGCTTCAGCTTCGTGGAAATTGGGACGGTAACGCCCCGGCCGCAGTCCGGCAACCCGCAGCCGCGCCTATTCCGGCTGCCGCAGGACGAGGCCCTGATCAACCGCATGGGCTTCAACAACGACGGGGCCCCAGCCGTGGCGGCGCAGCTGGCGCGGCGGCGCAACCACCAGCTCATCATCGGCGGCAACATTGGCAAGAACAAGGACACGCCCAACGCCGAAGCGGCGGCCGATTACTTGGCCGCTTACGACGCCCTAGCCGAAGTGGTGGATTACTTCGTGGTGAACGTGAGCTCGCCCAACACGCCGGGCCTGCGCGAGTTGCAGGAAAAGAAGCCGCTGATTGACCTGCTCCAGCAGGTGCAGGCCCGCAACCTGGCCCGCCCCGTACCGCGCCCGCTGCTTCTCAAAATAGCCCCCGACCTCACCGACGCCCAGCTCGACGACATCATCGAAATCGCCGAGGAAACCCACCTGAGTGGCCTCGTGGCCACCAACACCACCATCGGCCGCGGCGGCCTGCGCACCGACGCCGGCCACGTGGCGGGCCTGGGTGCGGGGGGCCTCAGCGGCAGGCCACTGCGCGAGCGGGCCACGGAAGTGATTCGCTACCTGCACCGGCGTAGCGCGGGCGGCTTGCCCATCATCGGAGCGGGCGGCATCCATTCGGCAGCCGACGCGCAGGAAAAGCTGGCGGCCGGCGCCTCGCTGGTGCAGCTCTATACTGGCTTTATTTATGAAGGGCCGGGGCTGGTGAAGCAGATAAACCGAAGCCTGGTGCGGTAG